One window of Alkaliphilus metalliredigens QYMF genomic DNA carries:
- a CDS encoding RDD family protein codes for MHISSPLKRFIGNLLDNALFGIIVMFFFMMAAAINSEALVAISFFAAWGIQLYFWSKGTSLGKNVMGMKVVNKYTQEPVGLGLMIIRETIGKFLSGLIFSLGYIWILIDSDHQGWHDKFIQSIVVDW; via the coding sequence ATGCATATCTCATCACCACTTAAAAGATTCATTGGAAACCTATTGGATAACGCTTTGTTTGGTATTATCGTTATGTTCTTTTTTATGATGGCTGCAGCAATAAATAGTGAAGCACTGGTTGCGATTTCTTTTTTTGCTGCTTGGGGCATACAGTTATATTTCTGGTCAAAGGGTACATCCCTTGGGAAAAATGTAATGGGGATGAAAGTAGTCAATAAGTATACCCAAGAGCCAGTTGGATTGGGTTTAATGATTATTAGAGAAACCATTGGTAAGTTTCTCTCGGGACTCATTTTCTCATTAGGATATATATGGATTCTGATCGATTCTGATCATCAAGGATGGCATGATAAATTCATACAGTCTATTGTTGTAGATTGGTAA